From the Synergistetes bacterium HGW-Synergistetes-1 genome, the window CCGGCATGGGTAAAGGGATTCCAGGATCTGACGGCAGCAGTTGACTCCGCAGGCATGTGCCTCTTTACAACATTCGCACTCGGAGCCCCAGCTATCGCAGACGAGATCACAGGTGCATCAGGAATTGAATTCTCCGGTGACGAGGTGGCATTGGCAGGCGAGAGGATATACAACCTTGAAAGGCTGTACAATCTCAGCGTCGGATATACAAAAGCAGATGACACTCTGCCTGCAAGGATGTTCAACGATCCTATCAGCTCAGGCCCGATGAAGGGCAACGTAAGCCGCGTTCCCGAAATGCTCCCTCATTACTATGAGGCAAGGGGCTGGGATGAAAACGGAGTGCCGACACCGGAAAGGCTTGAAGCGCTGGGACTCAGGGAGTTTATGACTATTTAAGGACCATTTGTACAAAACAATAACCTGATCTTCACAGCGTAAGGAGGCGAGCCCTTGATAAAAGTCGGTTTTTTCGCAGATATAAGGACTATGGTCGGCACCAAGGAGATAACAATGCCTTTAAGACCGACTCTTGGACTCCTCATGGAGGACCTTAACGCGAAGTTCGGGAAAAGTTTCCGTGATTTCTGCATGGACGGAGACAAAATATCCAAAAGGGTCAACATCCTTGTCAACGGTCACCATATGCTCCACCTCCAAAAGGACGATACCCCGCTTAAAGACGGCGACGACGTAAGGATATTTCCGCTCATCGGCGGAGGCTAGAGAATAGCAGCCAAGGTGTCATACAAAAAAACAGAGCCACGGACATTAAACACGTGTCCGGGGCTCTGTTTAAAAATAATGTATTTGAAGCTAGATCTGTCTTTTCCAGCGTGCGCCCTGCGGCGTATCTTCGATTATTATCCCTTTTGCCGCCAGCAGATCCCTGATTTCGTCCGATCTTTTGAAATTCTTGGATTTTCTGGCCTCGACCCTCTCAGCAAGAAGTGCGTCTATTTCAGCATCAGAGCCTTCCTCAGTCTGAAAGAATCCAAATACCCTGTTCACTTCATCAAAGAAATCCTTTGCAGCCTTTATGCCCTCCCGGCATAGCCCCTCGTTTTCCGTCAGATGGACATTAACAGCCCTGATCAAGTCAAATATGCTCCCAAGAGCCCCGGCTGTGTTGAAATCATCTTCCATAGCATCTTTATAGCCTTGCCTGGCACGGGTCACAGCCTCGGCAAGCGAGTCATCCTTCTCACAGGGGTTACGGTTTGCCACTGCGAAATTAAGGTCAGCATAGCAGTTGTTGATCCTTTCAAGCGCGCTCTGAGCCTGGTCCAGACCCTCTTTAGAAAAATTGATGGGGGAGCGGTAGTGCGCGCTCAGGAGGAAGTAGCGAAGCACCAGCGGATTAAATTTATTCCTTATGTCTCTTACCGTCATGAAATTGCCAAGGGATTTCGACATCTTTTCTTTGTCGATCATTATGTATGCGTTGTGGAGCCAGTATTTTACAAACTGGCACCCGGAAGCGCACTCAGACTGAGCTATCTCGTTTTCGTGGTGGGGGAATACAAGGTCGCTGCCTCCGCCGTGGATATCTATCGAGTCTCCAAGATACTTAGTGGACATTGCGCTGCATTCGATGTGCCAGCCCGGTCGGCCGTTGCCCCACGGGCTCTCCCAGAAAGGCTCTCCGGGTTTGCTGGCCTTCCAGAGCGCAAAATCAAGCGGATTGTTCTTTCTTTCATCCACTTCGATCCTTGCTCCGCTCACAAGCTCGTCTATGCTCTGTTTTGAAAGTTTGCCGTATTCTGGGAAACTTACTACAGAGAAGTAGACATCCCCCTCTTTTTCATAGGCGTGGCCTTTCTCTATGAGTGTCTTAACGATCTTGATGATCTCCTCTATTTCGTGGGTAGCCCTGGGGTGGACATCCGCTCTTTTGATACCAAGAGCGTCAGCATCCTCAAAATATTCTGCAATGAATCTTTCCGCCAATTCAGGGACAGTTATTCCCATCTCGTTTGCACGTCTGATCATTTTGTCGTCTATGTCGGTGAAATTCTGGACAAACGTCACCTCGTAGCCGGTCGCCTCAAGATATCTCCTAAAGAGGTCAAAGAGAACGAAAGGCCTAGCGTTGCCGATGTGGAAAAAATCATATACAGTAGGTCCGCAGACGTAAAATCTGACCTTGTTTTTTTCTATTGGTTCAAATGGTTCTTTTTTTCTCGTTAGATCGTTATAAACTACCAGAGCCATTGTGGCACCTCCTGAATGCTACTTTAACCATACTATGATATCCTATACCATGAGCCTGACATCAGCAATCACGGAAAGGAATTTTTTTTTGAAAAGAGAAGACCTTCTTAATCATATAAAAGCATTCCCGGATAAACCCGGAGTGTATATGATGCGTGATCCGGACGGCAAAATAATTTACGTCGGCAAGGCGAAATCTCTCAAGAAGAGGGTATCTTCATATTTTCGCCATTCCAACTTCGCTTCGCCCAGGCTGAGGAAACTGGTAGATACGATATCAGATATTTCGACTATCAGGACAGAGACGGAGATAGAGGCCCTTATACTCGAAAACAGACTGATAAAATTATATCAGCCCTTCTTCAATGTAGACCTCAAAATGAACGAACGGTACGCATATATAAAGGTCACATCAGAAAAATTTCCGCGTATTGTGGTAACCAGACAAAAGCAGGATGACTGTGCAGTTTATATAGGCCCGTTCGTAAGAGTCTCCGAAGTGAGGGAACTCCTTCGACTAATAGAGCGCTATCTACCTCTGCGTTACTGCAAGGGGGAAATAAAAGAGCCAAATAGAAAGGTCCGTCCATGCATGAGGCATTCCCTTGGACACTGCCTTGCGCCCTGTGCCGGGCTTTGCACTGAAAATGAGTACAGGGAAAGGGCAGCGGATGTAATAATGATGCTGCAGGGCAAAGGTCTTGAGCTAGTCGAAAAGCTTAGAAAAAAAATGGACAGGTCGGCACAGAACCTTGAATTTGAAGAGGCAGCGGCACTTCGGGACACCATAAGGGCTATCTGGAGGGTCAGCCGCCAGCGAAACAACATTCCGGAGATCGAGGCAGGCAGGGACAACTTCTGGGAGACGCTGAACCGCCTCCAGGATATTTTAAAACTGCCCATGCTTCCATGGAGGATAGATGGTTTCGATATATCACACACTGCCGGCAAAGAGACAGTAGGTGTAGTTGTTGTCTTTGAACAGGGATACCCGAACACCTCCCTGTACAGAAGGTTCAACATAAAGACTGTCGAGGGCATAGATGACTTCAGGTCTATGAAAGAGACTCTGCTTAGAAGATACAAAAGGTGCATGGACGGACAGGAGCCGATGCCCCAGCTTATCCTGATCGACGGAGGTCCGGTACAGCTTGAATTTGCAATGGAGGCGTTGAAGGAACTTGAGATCATCGGCATACCGATAATTTCCCTGGCCAAGGAAAATGAGGAGATATACATACCGGATCAAAAGGAACCCATACGTCTCGATCACACAGATCCTGCACTGAGACTCCTGCAGCACGTAAGGGACGAATCTCATAGATATGCGATAACATCCCACAGGGCAGCCAGGGGCAAAAATTTCAGGAGAAGCAAACTCGAAGATATCCCCGGAGTAGGAAGAACCAAAGCTGCTCAGCTCATAACAAAATTTGGAAGCACAAGAGCTATAATGGATACCGCCGAGGAAGATCTGGCTTCATCTCCGGGAATAGGCAGGACACTGGCTAAAAGGATACAGGAACATCTCAGGCAGGCAGATGAAGGGAGTCCGGAAAATTGACCTCTCATGATCAGAAGATGCAGGATGAACACTATATGAGGATGGCACTATCCTTAGCTTTGAACGGAACAGGTTCTGTCAGCCCCAACCCGCGGGTCGGTTGCGTTATTGTGCGTGATTCAGAAATAATCGGTACAGGTTGGCATAAGTGCTGCGGAGAACCTCACGCGGAGGTAGAAGCGGTCAGGAATGCAGGCGGGAATGTAAAAGGTTCCACCGTATACGTAAACCTTGAACCATGCTGTCATCAGG encodes:
- a CDS encoding molybdopterin synthase sulfur carrier subunit translates to MIKVGFFADIRTMVGTKEITMPLRPTLGLLMEDLNAKFGKSFRDFCMDGDKISKRVNILVNGHHMLHLQKDDTPLKDGDDVRIFPLIGGG
- a CDS encoding cysteine--tRNA ligase — its product is MALVVYNDLTRKKEPFEPIEKNKVRFYVCGPTVYDFFHIGNARPFVLFDLFRRYLEATGYEVTFVQNFTDIDDKMIRRANEMGITVPELAERFIAEYFEDADALGIKRADVHPRATHEIEEIIKIVKTLIEKGHAYEKEGDVYFSVVSFPEYGKLSKQSIDELVSGARIEVDERKNNPLDFALWKASKPGEPFWESPWGNGRPGWHIECSAMSTKYLGDSIDIHGGGSDLVFPHHENEIAQSECASGCQFVKYWLHNAYIMIDKEKMSKSLGNFMTVRDIRNKFNPLVLRYFLLSAHYRSPINFSKEGLDQAQSALERINNCYADLNFAVANRNPCEKDDSLAEAVTRARQGYKDAMEDDFNTAGALGSIFDLIRAVNVHLTENEGLCREGIKAAKDFFDEVNRVFGFFQTEEGSDAEIDALLAERVEARKSKNFKRSDEIRDLLAAKGIIIEDTPQGARWKRQI
- a CDS encoding excinuclease ABC subunit C, which translates into the protein MKREDLLNHIKAFPDKPGVYMMRDPDGKIIYVGKAKSLKKRVSSYFRHSNFASPRLRKLVDTISDISTIRTETEIEALILENRLIKLYQPFFNVDLKMNERYAYIKVTSEKFPRIVVTRQKQDDCAVYIGPFVRVSEVRELLRLIERYLPLRYCKGEIKEPNRKVRPCMRHSLGHCLAPCAGLCTENEYRERAADVIMMLQGKGLELVEKLRKKMDRSAQNLEFEEAAALRDTIRAIWRVSRQRNNIPEIEAGRDNFWETLNRLQDILKLPMLPWRIDGFDISHTAGKETVGVVVVFEQGYPNTSLYRRFNIKTVEGIDDFRSMKETLLRRYKRCMDGQEPMPQLILIDGGPVQLEFAMEALKELEIIGIPIISLAKENEEIYIPDQKEPIRLDHTDPALRLLQHVRDESHRYAITSHRAARGKNFRRSKLEDIPGVGRTKAAQLITKFGSTRAIMDTAEEDLASSPGIGRTLAKRIQEHLRQADEGSPEN